A DNA window from Hordeum vulgare subsp. vulgare chromosome 1H, MorexV3_pseudomolecules_assembly, whole genome shotgun sequence contains the following coding sequences:
- the LOC123448511 gene encoding calcineurin B-like protein 4 has translation MGCVSSSPGRSRRAPGYEDPAVLASQTSFTVNEVEALYELYKKLSYSIFKDGLIHKEEFQLALFRTSKGPSLFADRVFDLFDLKRNGVIEFGEFVRSLSIFHPKAPESDKAAFAFKLYDLRGTGYIEKEELRELVVALLDESDLCLSDSAVEEIVDNTFSQADSNGDDRIDPKEWEEFVKKNPASLRNMSLPYLQDITTAFPSFVMHSEVDDYSGISK, from the exons ATGGGCTGCGTGTCGTCGTCGCCGGGGCGGTCCAGGCGCGCGCCGGGGTACGAGGACCCGGCCGTCCTCGCCTCCCAGACCTCCT TCACGGTGAACGAGGTCGAGGCGCTCTACGAGCTCTACAAGAAGCTCAGCTACTCCATCTTCAAAGACGGCCTCATCCACAAG GAGGAGTTCCAGCTCGCTTTGTTCAGGACCAGCAAAGGGCCGAGCCTGTTCGCCGACAGGGTGTTCGACCTCTTCGATCTCAAGCGGAACGGCGTCATCGAGTTCGGCGAGTTTGTGCGCTCGCTCAGCATCTTCCACCCCAAAGCTCCTGAATCGGACAAGGCCGCGT TTGCATTCAAGTTGTACGATTTGAGGGGGACAGGCTACATCGAGAAAGAAGAG CTTCGGGAGTTGGTGGTGGCACTCCTCGACGAGTCCGACCTGTGCCTCTCCGATAGCGCCGTTGAGGAGATCGTCGACAAT ACGTTCAGTCAAGCAGACTCGAATGGCGATGACAGGATAGACCCCAAGGAGTGGGAGGAGTTCGTCAAGAAGAACCCAGCATCGCTCAGGAACATGTCACTGCCCTATCTTCA GGACATTACGACGGCGTTTCCGAGCTTCGTGATGCATTCGGAAGTCGACGATTACAGCGGAATCAGCAAATAA